A window of the Mus pahari chromosome 1, PAHARI_EIJ_v1.1, whole genome shotgun sequence genome harbors these coding sequences:
- the LOC110339078 gene encoding olfactory receptor 51E1-like: MSEFNTTFQPSVFILTGLRGLVGARLWLGPLLSLMYITTLAGNCTVIYLVRTERSLQEPQYQFLSMLAGADIVLSVSTLFSVLKVFIFDLYEIAFDSCLAQLFFIHTSSSMGSGILLAMAFDRFVAISHPLQYTTILTNSRVTKMGLAAFLRGVALMIPLPILLKRLPFCKGQLLSYSYCIHPNVMKLACGQVKINIFYGLVLVIFSFGVDFLLIAISYALIFQAVMGIASREGQMKALNTCLSHIFIVFIYYGPLLAITVMHRISRRSSPIAHAVLGNIYLFMPPMLNPIVYSLKTKQIRSALRKSLKIQRR; this comes from the coding sequence ATGTCTGAATTTAATACCACTTTTCAACCTTCTGTCTTCATCCTCACTGGCCTCAGAGGGCTGGTGGGTGCCCGCCTGTGGCTGGGACCACTCCTGAGCCTGATGTACATCACCACATTGGCAGGGAACTGTACTGTAATTTACTTAGTGAGGACTGAAAGGAGTCTGCAGGAGCCCCAGTACCAATTTCTGTCTATGCTGGCTGGGGCTGACATTGTCTTGTCTGTCTCCACACTGTTCTCTGTGCTGAAAGTCTTTATCTTTGACCTCTATGAAATTGCATTTGACAGTTGCCTTGCTCAGCTCTTCTTCATCCATACATCTTCTTCCATGGGCTCAGGAATCTTGTTAGCTATGGCTTTTGACCgctttgtggccatcagtcacccCCTGCAGTATACAACAATCCTGACGAACTCCCGAGTCACCAAGATGGGACTGGCAGCCTTTCTCAGGGGTGTTGCACTCATGATTCCCTTGCCCATACTGCTAAAGAGGTTACCATTCTGCAAGGGGCAGCTGTTGTCCTATTCCTACTGTATCCACCCAAATGTTATGAAACTAGCCTGTGGCCAAGTCAAgatcaatattttctatggtctTGTTTTGGTCATATTTTCCTTTGGGGTGGACTTTTTGCTCATAGCTATTTCTTATGCTCTGATATTTCAAGCAGTTATGGGGATCGCTTCCAGAGAAGGTCAGATGAAGGCGCTGAATACTTGTTTGTCTCATATCTTTATTGTCTTTATCTACTATGGCCCTTTGCTGGCAATAACTGTAATGCATCGGATCAGCCGCAGAAGTTCTCCAATAGCACATGCAGTCCTGGGAAATATCTATCTTTTTATGCCCCCAATGCTCAACCCAATTGTGTATAGCCTGAAGACCAAGCAGATTCGTTCTGCCCTGAGAAAATCTTTGAAGATCCAGAGGAGATGA